The genome window TGTATACGGGTATTCTCCCCATCACCCAGGATGACACGGGTCTCGCCGTCGTAATGGGCCACGAAATCGCTCATGCCGTGGCACAGCACGGAAATGAAAGGATGTCACAACAGCTTGCCGTACAGCTTGGCGGCATGGCCCTGGCAACAGCCGTGGCAACGAAGCCGGCACTCACCCAGCAGCTCTGGATGACCGCGTTTGGCCTCGGTTCATCCGTGGGCATTATTTTACCCTATAGCCGACTTCAGGAAAACGAAGCTGACAGGCTTGGATTGACTTTCATGGCCATGGCTGGCTATGATCCGAGAAAAGCAGTGGATTTCTGGGAAAGGATGTCTCAAGTAAAATCCGGGCAGGCGCCACCCGAGTTTTTGAGTACGCACCCCTCTGACCAAACCCGCATCCAAAATATCAAGTCCATTATTCCGGATGTCATGCCCTACTACACGGGAAATTGATTTGGTTTCAC of Deltaproteobacteria bacterium contains these proteins:
- a CDS encoding M48 family metallopeptidase encodes the protein MKNNKYGISILSFVLFLFVLSCSTVPITGRSQLNLIPHESMLSMSYQQYDEFLKENKLSTNTVEVNRVKRVGQNIETAVNRYFAQRNMTYQLRDYKWEYSLVESKDINAWCMPGGKVVVYTGILPITQDDTGLAVVMGHEIAHAVAQHGNERMSQQLAVQLGGMALATAVATKPALTQQLWMTAFGLGSSVGIILPYSRLQENEADRLGLTFMAMAGYDPRKAVDFWERMSQVKSGQAPPEFLSTHPSDQTRIQNIKSIIPDVMPYYTGN